The following coding sequences lie in one Thalassoglobus polymorphus genomic window:
- a CDS encoding HAD-IIB family hydrolase has product MNKNSNTKSSNDSQKSKITLISLHGLIRGDNPELGRDADTGGQVIYVLELARELAKHPDVREVELLTRQIVDDKVSSDYAQLEEQIAENAKIVRIPFGPKKYLRKELLWPYIEVFTDQTLSYFKRTGLPDIIHGHYADAGLAGARLARLLHIPYIFTGHSLGRVKKERLLAKGSNPETIEKKYNISTRIEAEEVALETATMVVTSTSQEVEEQYKLYEQYDPSRMEVIPPGVDLTNFSPTANSSVGSVRTKVGRFLSDLEKPIILTIARLDERKNLETLVRVFGQSERLREVANLVVVLGTREKLANLTKPERRIFDNVLSLIDDYDLYGSIAYPKTLAPGEVPEFYRLAASTQGVFVNPALTEPFGLTLLEAAGTGLPIVATNDGGPRDIIENCQNGLLIDPLDEEDIEHALLRILTDSEQWEEFSKQGIAGAHKHYSWSNHADRYLRDLKDILKYSEKPVLASSFPKRRLPTFDRLIITDLDNTLTGDEEAVREFTKILEENDKIGFGIATGRTLSNALELIHKLKLPMPDVLDTSVGTALHYGEDQIEDSSWRRQIDFNWKPDEIRKVLEDVPGLILQSAENQSDFKISFEIDTALAPKAAVIRKILRQAKLRANLIFSLGMYLDVIPVRGGSGNTLRHLLYKWGFAPEQVLVAGDSGNDEGMLKGRTLGVVVGNHSPELNKLKKLPRIYFAKAEHAHGIIEGIQYYNFLDHITIPNDDLE; this is encoded by the coding sequence ATGAATAAAAATTCAAACACGAAGTCTTCAAACGATTCTCAGAAATCAAAGATCACTTTGATCAGCCTACATGGTCTTATTCGAGGGGACAACCCAGAACTCGGCAGAGATGCCGACACTGGCGGTCAGGTCATCTATGTGTTGGAGTTAGCACGTGAACTTGCAAAACACCCTGATGTCCGCGAGGTTGAACTGCTGACCCGACAGATCGTCGATGACAAAGTCAGCTCGGATTATGCACAACTCGAGGAGCAAATCGCAGAAAACGCCAAGATTGTGCGTATCCCATTTGGACCAAAAAAATACTTGCGCAAGGAACTTCTGTGGCCGTACATTGAAGTTTTTACTGACCAAACCCTCAGCTACTTCAAACGCACTGGATTGCCCGACATTATTCATGGTCACTACGCAGATGCGGGCTTGGCCGGTGCGCGTCTCGCTCGATTGCTGCACATTCCCTACATCTTTACCGGTCATTCACTTGGTCGCGTCAAGAAAGAGAGACTCTTGGCGAAAGGTTCGAACCCAGAGACGATCGAGAAAAAATACAACATCTCTACACGAATCGAAGCAGAAGAGGTCGCTCTGGAAACCGCAACGATGGTGGTGACCAGTACGTCACAGGAAGTTGAAGAACAGTACAAACTTTACGAACAGTATGATCCCAGTCGCATGGAAGTGATTCCGCCCGGAGTGGATCTGACGAACTTTTCTCCCACGGCAAACTCTTCAGTCGGAAGCGTTCGTACCAAGGTCGGACGATTTTTGAGTGACCTGGAGAAACCGATCATTTTGACGATTGCACGTCTGGATGAACGCAAGAATCTCGAAACACTGGTTCGTGTGTTTGGTCAAAGTGAACGATTGCGAGAAGTGGCGAACCTGGTCGTCGTCTTGGGGACTCGGGAAAAGCTCGCTAATTTAACAAAGCCAGAGCGTCGAATCTTCGACAATGTTCTCTCTCTGATTGACGACTACGACCTCTACGGGAGCATTGCTTATCCGAAGACACTTGCTCCCGGAGAAGTTCCGGAGTTCTATCGTCTTGCAGCTTCAACTCAAGGCGTGTTTGTAAACCCTGCACTCACCGAACCGTTCGGTCTCACTCTTTTAGAGGCTGCCGGAACTGGGCTTCCTATTGTCGCAACCAACGACGGAGGGCCACGCGATATTATTGAAAATTGTCAAAACGGACTGCTCATTGACCCGCTCGATGAAGAGGATATCGAACATGCTCTGCTGCGAATTTTGACAGATTCCGAGCAGTGGGAGGAGTTTTCGAAACAGGGAATTGCGGGAGCTCACAAGCATTATTCATGGTCCAATCACGCAGACCGATACCTGCGAGATCTTAAGGACATTTTGAAGTATTCAGAAAAACCGGTTCTCGCATCATCATTCCCAAAGCGACGACTTCCAACATTTGATCGCCTCATTATCACCGATCTGGATAACACACTCACTGGAGATGAAGAGGCAGTCCGAGAGTTCACGAAAATTCTTGAGGAGAACGACAAGATCGGATTCGGAATCGCTACGGGACGGACATTATCGAACGCCCTTGAATTGATTCACAAACTCAAACTCCCAATGCCCGATGTCTTGGACACATCAGTGGGGACTGCCTTGCATTATGGAGAGGATCAAATCGAGGACAGCAGCTGGCGACGGCAAATTGATTTCAACTGGAAGCCTGACGAAATTCGGAAGGTGCTGGAGGATGTCCCCGGTCTCATTCTGCAATCTGCTGAAAATCAATCTGATTTCAAAATCAGCTTTGAAATCGATACGGCATTGGCTCCCAAAGCGGCAGTCATTCGGAAAATTCTTCGTCAAGCCAAGCTGCGAGCAAACCTCATTTTTTCATTGGGGATGTATTTGGATGTGATTCCTGTCCGGGGAGGAAGTGGCAATACTTTGCGACACTTACTTTACAAATGGGGGTTTGCACCGGAACAGGTTTTAGTCGCTGGGGACTCTGGTAACGACGAAGGGATGCTCAAGGGCAGGACATTGGGTGTTGTCGTCGGTAATCACAGCCCTGAACTTAACAAACTTAAAAAATTGCCTCGAATCTACTTTGCAAAAGCTGAACACGCGCATGGTATCATAGAAGGCATTCAGTACTACAATTTCTTAGACCACATCACAATTCCGAATGACGATCTCGAATAA
- a CDS encoding alpha-amylase family glycosyl hydrolase, with protein sequence MTISNNVPGIEDLKLEAELSLQRIWPRVCSIWEQAGHEPADRRAFEERFRNSWPRIFDLAYRLYGTRYDFFYHLEDIARVAAQAWADRPAHLLKTDQARIYDDSWFQSEQMVGGALYVDLFSENLGKLRQSIDYFKKLGVTYLHLMPLFAVRPGNNDGGYAISNYRSVDPRLGTIEDLQLLASELHESGIALALDFVFNHTADDHEWAKQAQAGVREFQQYYYLFEDRTLPDQYEQTLREIFPTESRGNFTWHDGMQRWVWTTFNSFQWDLNYHNPAVFCSMLEEMLFLANMGVDILRLDAVAFIWKQMGTSCENLPEAHILIQAYNAIVHLVCPGMVFKSEAIVAPDDVLTYVSPQECQLSYNPTLMALLWESLATREVKLLNRSLSHRHKIPSGTAWVNYLRCHDDIGWTFDDGDAAAVGINGYDHRQFLNKFYTGQYPESFARGVPFQYNADTGDMRISGTMASLAGLEQAFSRNDDTLKELAVNRILLLHGITLSIGGIPLLYIGEEWGLLNDYDFVQDPAKSSDTRWIHRPKMKWDYLQDLQLPENSNGQGGMVHTNLYNSIRRLIHLRKVAPAFAGQQMELISSGNPHVLGFVRHSAEGRVIVFGNFSEEEQPVSGNVVRTAGLGRFFEELISETTVGTSEEVILGPYQVMWLRRV encoded by the coding sequence ATGACGATCTCGAATAACGTCCCCGGGATCGAAGATCTCAAGCTTGAAGCCGAACTCAGCCTCCAAAGAATTTGGCCTCGCGTTTGTTCCATTTGGGAGCAAGCGGGGCATGAGCCTGCTGACCGCCGTGCTTTTGAGGAGCGGTTCAGGAACTCCTGGCCTCGAATCTTCGATCTTGCTTACCGATTATATGGAACTCGGTACGATTTCTTCTATCACCTGGAAGATATCGCGCGCGTTGCTGCGCAGGCCTGGGCAGATCGCCCTGCTCATTTGTTAAAGACAGATCAGGCGCGGATCTACGACGATTCCTGGTTTCAGTCTGAGCAAATGGTCGGAGGCGCACTCTATGTCGATCTGTTCAGCGAGAACCTCGGCAAGCTCCGTCAAAGTATTGATTACTTCAAGAAGCTGGGTGTGACTTATCTGCACCTGATGCCACTTTTTGCGGTGCGTCCCGGGAACAATGATGGCGGATACGCGATCAGCAACTACCGTTCTGTCGATCCACGGCTTGGAACAATTGAAGATCTGCAACTTCTCGCCAGTGAACTTCACGAGTCAGGGATCGCACTTGCGCTCGATTTCGTTTTCAACCATACCGCCGATGACCACGAATGGGCAAAGCAGGCACAGGCCGGTGTTCGAGAGTTTCAACAATACTACTACCTCTTCGAAGACCGTACTCTGCCAGATCAATACGAACAGACCTTGCGAGAAATCTTCCCGACCGAATCGCGAGGGAATTTCACCTGGCATGACGGGATGCAGCGTTGGGTCTGGACGACATTCAACAGCTTTCAATGGGATCTGAATTACCATAACCCGGCGGTGTTCTGTTCGATGCTGGAAGAGATGCTCTTTCTGGCGAACATGGGCGTCGATATTCTGCGTTTGGATGCGGTGGCATTTATCTGGAAGCAGATGGGCACAAGTTGCGAAAACCTCCCGGAAGCGCACATTCTCATTCAGGCGTACAACGCCATCGTTCATCTTGTTTGTCCAGGGATGGTCTTCAAATCGGAAGCCATCGTCGCGCCCGATGACGTCCTCACGTATGTCTCACCTCAGGAGTGTCAGCTTTCCTACAATCCAACATTGATGGCGTTGTTGTGGGAGTCGCTGGCAACGCGCGAAGTCAAACTCCTCAATCGCTCGCTGTCTCATCGTCACAAAATTCCCAGTGGAACGGCGTGGGTCAATTACCTGCGATGTCATGATGATATTGGCTGGACGTTCGATGATGGCGATGCCGCCGCTGTTGGAATCAACGGATACGACCATCGGCAGTTTCTGAATAAATTTTACACCGGTCAGTATCCAGAATCTTTCGCTCGTGGAGTTCCGTTTCAGTACAACGCTGATACCGGAGACATGCGTATCTCGGGGACAATGGCCTCGCTGGCTGGGCTCGAACAGGCGTTCAGCAGGAACGATGACACGCTGAAAGAGTTGGCTGTGAATCGAATCTTGTTACTTCATGGAATTACTCTGAGCATCGGCGGCATTCCGTTGCTGTACATCGGAGAAGAGTGGGGGCTTCTGAATGACTACGATTTTGTACAAGACCCGGCAAAATCGAGTGACACCCGCTGGATTCATCGTCCCAAAATGAAATGGGATTATCTGCAGGATCTTCAACTGCCGGAGAATTCGAACGGGCAGGGGGGGATGGTTCATACCAACCTGTACAACTCAATCCGTCGACTGATCCATTTGCGGAAAGTGGCCCCCGCCTTTGCAGGTCAACAGATGGAACTGATTTCCTCTGGGAACCCGCATGTTCTGGGATTCGTTCGCCACTCTGCAGAAG